The Phyllopteryx taeniolatus isolate TA_2022b chromosome 13, UOR_Ptae_1.2, whole genome shotgun sequence nucleotide sequence CCAACCCGCCAAGACTATCCCACCTGTGACGTCGTGTTGCTGGTGTTAGTGGTTCCTCCGACTGCAGCTCCACGCCTGCCAGCTGTATCACACAAAAGGGTGATTATGGGAGCAATGTTAAAATCTCACTCAGTTTCCCTTTTCCCCACCTGCTGGTTTCTTGGCACGTGGCCACACTCCCTGGGAGCTGCGAGCCCGTAATGGTCCCACTCCTGGGTGTTGGGGGAGGGCGACCGGACGTCGGGAGTCAGTACGTCGCTCTCGAGGACCAAGGCAGCTGTTGGTGCTGACACGAGacagtgtttttaatttgtgtacaAATTCATTTGTTGTTAAAGTTGTTGCTGTCATCATGGgactattattgttgttgtgccCACGGTTCTGTCGTTGCTCAACCCAACCGGCCGAGACAGACTGTGagtggctggcaacccgttccTGGTTTAAGCTCTAGCTCACTTGTggcactaatgaggacaagtgctgtaaaaaaaaatgggtgtgtGGATGGTTTTGGGGTGTTACTTATTCCAAGTCTCTCTTGGAGGTAAAAATGTATTCTCtgtagggtttaagtctggagattgacttggccagtctaatacCTTCCACTTGTTCCTGATGAATGCCTCTGTTTTGTATCAGAgcttgttgcaaaaaaaaaaaaaaaaagttgcatattaATGTTGCTTATGTGGTTTTTCTGCAGGTacgctggtttcctcccacattaaaaaaaaggctagttaggttaattgaagactaaattgtcaataggtgaTAATGTGAGTGATTGATTGTTTTAGGGgattacagtaatcccttgttTATCCGGGGGGTGTTATGTTCCAGACCACCCcttgaataaatgaaatatgtGAAGTATcaaccaaatatttattatattatttgtatattttaaaccTTCATGCAGATACTAccaaaatatatgcatgtgaggcacaggtattgtttttgtccacttgcCGTCGTCATTCTCATGTTCTCCACTGTAGTGTCTGTGACGAATATGTGGGGGCCTTTTAAAAGGTGAGCCTGGCCTCTTGAGCGACTTGAAAGTCAGCGAATGACTGGAGCGTTGACTGGCTGTTAATTTGTTGCGTGTTGAGCGACGGCGTCAGTTGGCCATCGGCTGGTCCGCTAAGAATGTgattgtatttactgtattttttttatttttttttacgtttgttcaataaagcgatacGAAGCGAATCagcggctgtgtctatcctcCCTCTGTCCTAATCACTTGTCATGGATTATAATTCATTCTAAGTAGCAGTGTTATGCTATATTAAATTGGCTAATAATGGTTACTTTACCATATACGTGCACTTTTGTAATTTAATCCAATTCTATTTAGCAATACGCAGATTACACTTTAGCTTCATATATTAAGTGTGAGATAATCCCAAACTTTGGGCATTGTCTGTCTTTTACACACTCTTTCCTTCTGGCGTGTGCTTGAATGCTCCTGAGTCTTCAGTAAAAGTCTGTGTCGAAAAATAATCACAGAAGAATCCTGCGATATAAGtacgattttaaaaaaataaatataattaaaaaaaataataattctaataataataatctgcgaTGCAAGTGAAGTGTGATAGAGCAATACTGTACTCCCTTCAAGTCTCTTctttagcaggtaaaatgcattctctctggggtttaagtctggagattgaATTGACCCCCGCCCccaatgaggataagtgctgtagaaaatggatggatgtgttgtgAAGAGAAACTCACTGATTTGTGTGTGCTGTTGGATGGGGGTGTCTACCCCCCCTACATCTGAGGGGTCCGGCTGATGTTGAGGCACTGTGATGCTGGGGGTCAAAGTAGGCTCAGAGGACGGTGCCTGGGAAGGTGAGGCAAGTGTGCCTCTACTGTGCATGAACAAAGTCTGCGAGCCCTGGAACTGATGGGGAACCTGGTACTGGACTTGCGGCCGCGGGGACGAGCCCTCTAGTCCAGAAAGGGGGTTCGGATCGGGGAACGTGGCTGAGTCCCGGAGCGAAGGGGACGAGCCCAGCAGGGACGCGTCCTCTGAGTCGGAGGGCAGCGGCGAGGCGTCCGGACACGAGTCCGACATGATGGTCGCTGGCTGGCTCTCTTGCTCGTTGTCCACCGTCGAGGTTAGAGAGTCAACCGATACCGCTGGTGCAACTCCAACCAATATGTCGGATGTAACAGGAGAGCCGAATGCTTGCTGGGGTACAAACAAACATCGATGACAAACTGCATAAAAGGGTTACAAAAAGATCTTAGTTGGAGAAGCTCGCCCTAAAATTCTGGTAAAATGATAACTTCTTCTTTgggaattaagttttttttctcctttcaaaAGATGACTTTTTCCGACTCAAATTGCGTtttgtctgacaaaaaaaatttagttttactccccaaatatttacatttttctcataaaattatgactttcttgtaaaatgactcATAAActtcatgtatatttttttccttattaaattgACTTTCAACTCAGATTGTCTTTTCTCGCATAAAATTCAAACTTTATTCCACCAATTCCCACATATTTCTTgtgaaattacaactttatttgttttcttataACATGACAACATCATATATTTTTGGTCAATTGACTTAAGGTAAAACAAAATTTGTCTCATAAAATTActtattattttagttatttttttttaaatacaattactttattgatgtaaacaatatattttctcaaaatcatttaaatttgtaaattataaaacatgttttcaacaaAGATTACAAATTTTCTCTCACAAAATTTAAACTTTATTCCCCCAGATTCCCACATTTATATCAGAAAATTATGACTTCGTCATAAATTCCgtttcttttgtttcttgtacaatattctttttttttttttcccaaaatcttttcataaaattatggcttcatatttctaatatgacttttttcctcataaaattgaCTCTTTTTACTAATATtacttttctcatgtaaaatgtaaagtgTATTCCcctaaaattaagaattaagtCATATTAGGAGAGAAATTATATTTCAGGTCATCCTTGTAAATTATATTTTCCTCATGGCTTTCTCCgaaacttaatttttttctcgtaaaattacgACCTGTAAATGATTTctcccaaataaatattcaaaactAAATTGTAAATAGTGTTTGTTTCTTGGAGTTCTGACCTGTTGCAGTTGTTTGATAAAGTCCTGGTCCTGGCTCAGGGACTGGGCCACATCCTTCACCACGTGGGCCACGTCGGGGGCCGCCGCCGGTTCAGGTGGTGGCGGCAGGACGGTCGCCACGGGTGGCGAGGGGACGAGGGGCCGGACCGACACCTGCTGCTGGATCACTGGACCCAAGCGCTGCATAGGTGGAACATTTAAACTTGTGattttatgacttcattctcctcaattactgtttttttctcctaaaatgacaaatacattccCCATAATTTTCTCGTAAAATTTGTATTACATTCTTGTAAatcttgtactttttttttccaccactgaAATTATAGCTTTTGTCACCTAACAGTCACACTTTTTCCccttaaaattaattttaccaattttttttctgctaaaaTGAACAGTTTtcaatttttgtccatttttcatGTCCACCTTTTCTCACACAGAATTCCAACTTTATACCCTCCCCAAATTTCTAAcccattcttgtaaaattataatgatttactttcaatTGTTTTATTGACTAATAAGTCATTTTTCAAATAGTTACTGATCAagttttgaccttttttttctcgACTACGATTGCAGCTTTTCTTATGTCAAATTCCAAACTGACCAAAGCGCTGCAGGAAGCCAGACACTAAGGAAATATTTACTCATACTTACTTATTGAATAAACAAACTAACTCTTAAACCTCCCGTGTGATTGTGGACATCACCTGTTGTTGAAAACTTTCCTCCGAGCCGCCCCTCTCTTCGGGGATACCTCTCTCGGGCAGAAGCGCCACCGAGGCGGCCTGGAGGCCCCGCGGGGCGTCGGTCACGGCCGCCCGCGTGGGCTGAGCCGCCAAAGGCAGGCCCTGCACCACCGAGGGGGCGTTGACGATGGATATGGAGGCCAAGTCCGAGGGGAGCATCCCGGAGCCGTTGATCAAGGTGATGCGGTTTCCCACAGCCGGTCCGTGCACCAGGGTGGCTCTCTGCCCCTGCCCGCTGTTCGCGTAGCCCGTGGCGAGCTGCGCCGGCATCTGGAAGACGGTAGGAGAAAAGATAGCGGCCTGACCGAGGGCCAGCTGCCCCGTAGCGAACACGGGGCTGAAGTTGAGCTGTCTCTGGGGCACTGTGAGGAACTGTGAGCCGTCCACGATCTGCCCGCCGAAGGGAGTCCCTCGCGGGCCTTGGGGAGTGGCGGTCAGCAAAGCTCCGGCAGCAGGTTGGGCGATGGTAACCTGGGACTGACCTGGTAGAAGGAACTGATTTTGGCCTTGAAAGAGTCCCTGAGGCTGAAGCATGAAGGAGCCGCCCTGGTTGAGCAGCTGCAGGCGGACGGGTTTGGGGAGCGGCTCGGGGGCCGCCGGGACCGCAGTGGAAGGCTGCTGGGAAAGGAGAATATTTGGCGAGGTGGTCCCAGGAACCAGTTTTTGCCCCAACGGCTTCGGGCTGATCTGGACCAGTCTTGGCTGGATGCTGATGGGAAGCTTGGGTTGGATGGGGAGGGGGGTGCGCTGCAGGACGATCCCCGCGGCCGGGGCGACGAGAGGCCGGGCACTGACGGCTTTATGGAGGATCATACCAGAGCCCTGAACCAAGGACGTCTCCGGCGAAGGGGCGGGGAAAACATTCCCGGGCAGGAGCCCCATCAGCTGAGGAGGGGGGGTAGGCTTTAGGGATGGACACCCCGGCCCCACGGCCAGCAAGGAGGGCTGCGGGGGCTCAACGGCCGCCTGAGTGTCTCTGGGTAAGGCCGGGACGACGGACTTGATGGCAAACGGCAGCGCGGGCGGGTAAAGCGAGTCTCCCGTTTGGGTGACTGTCTGCTCCGTAATGTCAGCCTCCTTCAGGCTCTGCTGCAGGATGTCGCAGCAGgccacttcctcttcctccttcgccgCCACCTGGAAAGTCAGCACCACAACACCACCGGCATGCTGATTCTTTTGTTTGTACAAGGCAATCCTGCTGTGTCAGCATACAATTTGGCTGTACGTTGCATGATGACAAAGATTCTGATTCTCACCTCCTCCTCCGACTGGCATCCGAGCTCAACCGGGGACGCCGCCTGCGGCACCTCCCCCCGCCCGGCGTCGTCCGTGTCCTCCGGTGACGAGAGGAGGGCCTCCTCCAGGAAGGAGAGATCCACGCAGCCGTGCGGTGGCGTACTCGGGGAGCTTCCGCCGTCCCCCAGCAGCGAGACGGGACTCTGGAGGCCACACGAAGGTAGTATTGATATTTTCGTACCATCTgagtttgtaattttattttagttagaAATTTGAAAATTCCTTATTagaatcaaaataaatactcaagtcaaGTACAGATAGCTGCAAAATCTACTTAGTGGAAGTACACTaaccaagtatttgtactctTACTTTCCACCACCGGTTAGTGAGAAGCCAAAGAGAAACTACGACTTAATTGTGGCCCCCGCCGAGCCCGTCGGCAGACACTCACCGGGGCGTCTGCAAAGAGAGACGGCTCCCCAGAGGAGGCGCTAATGAGCAGGTCTTCGGTCTGCAGCTGGCGGTGGGAAATAAGCAAACaatgtagggggggggggggaaatggaagCCATAAACTAGCAGCAAAAGACTATTTGGTTgtttagtgttttttgttttttaatcacctCAGCGGTCCCATGAAGGAAGTCGTTCAGGGCTTGGGGGTCACTGAAATGCAAAGGAGTCACAATGCCACTTGAGAGTACTCACTTTTCATCGGCGAAATCACATCGATTCACAATGAAACCCTGAAAGCTGGAACGGATTTAcggcatttccgttcatttcaattgggaaaatgatttgaatgttttgaattcTGAACATAATCGTTGAACGAATTCAACTCGCCactcaaggcaacactgtatttCATACTAAGAACTTTGTTCCCCTAAATAATTTTTCGGAAGAACTGATATTACAGCTTCTCTCACCTGAAACGAAATTTCTTTACAAATTCCGCGAAAATGTCTTCATTCCCTTAAAATTCCAAAATGTTGTTCGTGCGACTACGCATTAGTTCTCGTAAATGACAATAGTTTTTCTTGGGAAATTCAGATGGGGGTTTATTTTTCCACTGCAAATGTGGCTTCACAACTTTGTTCCCCCCATTTTCCcaattattcttgtaaaatgacaactCGTAAATCATTcaccttaaaataaaattgggcTTTTCTCGACTACAATTGCAGCAGTTCTCAAgtaaaaatgacacatttattccccccaaaatcccACATTTTCccaggtaaaataaaaaaaactttcttcttgtaaaattacaaatgtatttcccCAAAATTCCGTTTTTCGGTCTtgtaaaattcacatttttctagTAAATAAATTACAGCTTCATTCTCGACAAATTCCAATTGTTTTCTTGTATAAATTTTATATTAACACTGTTTTCCTTTTAGACTCAAATTATTTTCCTTAAACTGTGATTCTATGATTTAATTCTTTAATTTCCtcatgtaaaattacaactttttttccaactAATATTATTATAGCTTTATCTCACccaatttcttttctttattcacCAAAAATTCCCAAttctttcttgtaaaattacaactcatAAATGACTTTTATTGTCCTTAAATGACAACACCCCCCACCTCGTTTACCTCATAATGTGctcattttatttctattttatgaCCCATTTTAGGACTTGAACTCACCACAAAACATCAAGAAGACAAGTCCCGTCTTCATCCTCCATGTCCACTGTGAgcggaagaaaaacaaacaaacaacaggtctgtgaaaatattgttttaactATCTATATagtattttaaaattacatgCATCTTTTTTAAAGGCGATTTAAACttaataacataataaacaataattcaGATTCAACAcgattaaaaacacaaaaggtcggtaaaaatgaaattatgcatattacaaaaaaaacatttttgaacacacacacacacatatatatatatatatataaatctaaatttttttaatatgcattaatattatttgtatatattttgttgtaaatgtttggAGAATttcaaagaaattattttttttttccccataaattctatattagttttatttcctatgacttatatatataattattttttttatataattaaaaataaaaacaaactaggtgttttacatttaatatttgtaagTTTTGTAAAcgctttaaaaaacaattgtagtTCAACTCCAAAGAAAattggatttattattatttctgatTAAAATCTTCTGATTGCCTGTGATTTCTGGATACTCCATGATTGTCATTTCATACTgatgattaaaataaacaaaaaaactctcctACCAGTGACGTCATCATCCATTATAGGTCAAAGTTCTGCTATTATATTACTAATATTTATTGGTAATATTAATGGCACACTCCCCATCCCCCAAGCCGCTGGGACCCCTTGCATGAATGCACCTTACTTCAGTGGCGAGGGGCTCCATACAGAGCGGTCGGTGCGAGTGCTGGTGGCCGCCTCATGGGGAGTTGTGGCCGGGCTCGCTCGTCTGAAGGAGTCGGCGGCTGCTGGGGGAGGACGGGGACGGGGGGGACTCCTGGCCGAGGAGGATGCGACGGCTGCGGGGGGACGGCGGCTGCCGCTGGAGCATGGCTGCTGCAGAGGGTCTGGAAATATTACATAGTTCAGTGTAACCCCCtagccccccccacacacacatttaaaaaaagaaaatggggaGGGGGTTGTTTACCCCACTGACAACCGCATTATCACAACAACCTCATCTTACGATAATGATGAGGATGTTTACAGTTGAAATGTTAtgaaatgatgtttttttaaaaggggggtAATGGGGATGTTGTGATGTGAGAAAAGGGGGTGATGCTGACAAAAGATGCGACGCATGGAAGCGTCACGGCCCCCGCGGAGCAGCGAGACGCCAGCGCACGCTCCTCGTCTTCAGATGGAGAAAAGCGAGTGAAGATGGGGAgggaaaaaaggggaaaaaggaGAAGACTCACCCCTTCTTTGTGCTTTATTGTCCTGTCAAGCGGGCCTCTGCGCCATCGATTCTCACTCAGAGCTCCTTTCAGATGCTAAACGCAGGAGGAGGGGGGAAgtggagggtgtgtgtgtgtgtgaggggtgGGTGTGAGAAACAGACTGCAAGAGTCGATCGCACAACACAAAGGTGcggggggagagagaaagaggggggggggggggggagagaaagaaaagagatCCACCGCGGGGCTGCCAAGGTGGAGGGGTCGCCGCCTCCTGAGCAGCCTCGCTCGGACCAAGCCGGAGGTGAGCCCCCGCTTTCACTGCCGAGCTCCACGCCATAACTACGCcgagaacaaaaacaacaacaagaaaaaaatcataatcataaCAGCAACACTTGAACACCTTTCGTAGTGTTGATATTTCTTCTtgaaaaattcacttttttccACAACTTTTTCAACCGctccaaaacaataacaaaggaATAACTTCATTCTCCccaaaattcaaaaaaatgatTCTTGTCGAAATTATAACTTTATACTTTGTGATAATATAGTACATTAATACAGTCTATATTGTTATGACTTCATTGACCGTTTTTTTCATGACactaatttaatgtattttctcCCATAATATTAATCACCTAAAATGTTTCTTGTTAACCCCAAATTATTCTGATAAAAATGCAACTCGTAAATTACTTTTCTCCACCTTAAAAtacgattcccccccccccattacgTCTTTTTTCCTCACACAAAATTAGATTACAATTTATCGACacatgtaaaattacaactttattcacttaaaattccccaaaattaacacttaaaaaaaaaaaaaaacctcaattataaattacaatttctttttctaacgtaaaattgtatttttttttttaagatagattttacaacttttttgtcTGCTAAAATTCCTGAATTTTTCCTTGTGAAAAATCTTGCTGACTCATGTTATGGCTTTTATCGTGTAAAATTAAAACtcataaaatgtgtatttttttttcctgtaatattATATTACAGATGCGTGCATGCATATGTAAGAGCAGCCTCCGTCGGATGATGActacatggttaaaaaaataataataattattgtgaACACTTAAACGAGTCTGTCAATATTGCGTTaacaattcacttttatttAACTACAATTGCATCTTTACTCATGTAAATCCCAACTTCATCCACTGCAAAttctcacttaaaaaaaaaaaaacattttcgtttaaaaattacatacagtattaaacTTTatggacttatttttttttatgaattagaACTTGTAAATTAcattacaacccccccccccccccatgtaaaattactttttttcaatcaaTATTACTTTTCTTGCCTGCAATTCCAAATgtattccccccaaaatccaaAGTTTCTTTTAGAATTACAACTTGTAAATTgcaacttaattcttgtaaaaaaaaattctacaatgcactgtttttttattgtagttttcCTAATGTTAAATTCCAACTTCATTCACCACAacttattcttgtaaaattacaaattgtaaaTTATTGTTTTCACCTCACATGACCATTCTCCCCCATCTAACAATACTgttttcaaccaatatttacTGCACCCCCCCTGAAATCCTCTAATTATTCTTGTAAACCTATACTCTCCTAAAATGCCCAACTAAactcattgtttttcttttttttttcccgagaGAGAcaattgttgcttttttttccttgtaacattgcaggtttctttctctgaaaaatgcatttttctcaTGGAAACAGGTGATCATCTTTTTTGCGTAATTTCTTATATTAAACAAACCAACGTGAATGGAAGAAATATGccggtatgtatttttttttttttgtaatgtcaaTGAAATGTTTATTCGTAACAcaaactgtaaaatacaaaatatgcctTCCTTCAAGAGgtacacaaacaacaaaaggaaacaaTGCACAATAGCGTATCGGAAAAGAACCGGAGCACGTCGCGCGGCTCAGTTGGCGGCCTGCTGGGCCTGACGGCGCAGCAGCACGTAGATCTTCTCCTTGATCCAGTCCTTGTTGTTGGGCTGGTACGTCTGCGTGTCGGCGCGGTACCTGAACGACAAAAGTTCAGTGCAAGTGCCATAAAGTTCCACCCTGGTTACACATGGATTTGAgagaattcttcttcttcattttttttttgtcttgccacCCATAGGCCTGACATATAAAGAAGACGGGcagttgttgtcacatgtacttgCTAGAAATTCCTGCAggtccttcaatgttgctgttagcctccctgaccagtttttaatcatgtcattaTGCCATATTTGGCTGTCTTTGCTGTGCcccatggtatatttaatgtcttggaaattcttttgtacccttctcctgactgatacctttgaagAGTGAGATTCTTCTGATGCTGTTGTGGCAGCTCTCTccagaaaacacttttttttaaaactcatgaACAACATTagccttgaaaataaatggctcacgagatgatttgatttaattaaaataaaataaaaatgcactcAAAGTGCGCATGTACATAATCGTACAATGAAGACTCTATTACCATCCACTtgcaacccaggctaaactgagCTCCAAAGCCTGTCACTTCAgtatacttccttgacaccaaatcTTCAAACTGCCACCACTTCCTAGTAGCgagggctttggcaccatcttgtggcatcttaacGCGTTTCACAAAAACTGCaattaggtgagtttttcaacaaatagcTTGAtaagtgtcccccccccccccccaaaaaaatgtgtcgaggtgaatttgtgaaccGTGAGTTGGCGGGGGATTGGCGTACTTACACCAGGCAGCTGAGGTCCGCCAGGTCGTCAATGAAGTCAAAGAGCTGGCTGATGTCGTACGTGATGGACGGACTGTTGGGGTTCATCCTCTTCAGATGCTCTTCGTACATCTTGCACACACCTTTTGTACGAGACACAAAGCTTTTACTGCAATTCACCCAAATTATGTGGACAGTGAACCCCTTTTGATTGTGTTACAGAGGTGAAAATCTGGGATGGAGactattaaaacaaacaaacttttttcaaatagttttacTACCTCCGCACActtaaacatactttttaaacacttgagctaaaaaattaaattgcaagcataaaatgtacagaaaatactgtacctaTTGTAACCGCGTACAGTTACGTATAGCAAAAATATGCAAGTCATTGACGCCCACCCGAAAAGGTTTGTAATCGCATACAAAgcacttttcccccccccccattagacaaggctatggccttGCTTAATGATCCACCTCCCCTAACATGGTTACGcgaccacaagatggtgccagagcaatatttttacattacacaACAGCGAATAGGTGGGATTttcagtgaataaaaaaaaaaaagtgttatagCAGGTGTGCGAACGATGAACGGCGATTGACTGGGGGCAATACTGCATAAAACTCCAGAAATATAGCCACATCATCTTTCTGTGCAGTACAACAATGACAGCGACTTTACCTTCCATGCACTCGTTGACGGACTCGTAGTCTGCATACGTTCTTCCCTCAGGCCTCTTAGTAGGTTGCACTAGCAGGATGGTGTGAGACTATAGACAGGATTTAACCATTTGTTTATCAGTCAAAGGTTGTCACACACAGTTGATAAAAAGACGCTTCATGGAGactgaaaattgactttttgaatgtTTGTATGCAACTCGCTGGGTCTTCGGAGGGCCTTCCCACTCATCAAGTGTGAACTAAACTGGAAATCTTTAGTTAGCTGCCTATTTGAATTTCTACACCACTGTGAAAtaatcacagacatgttataaagacacctgggaactgttttaaattgttcacaaaaaatatatatatatttttcctccCCTTCAAGTCAGAAATGGACATGTGATGGTCATTACACATTGCATTGTttgttgtatatgtatttatttgattgattgtattTGCTTCGTTTTACTCGTGTCTGCaaccaggtcggcattgcaaatgagaatccgttctcaattgcctcaccCGGACatataaaggttaaataaaataaaagaataaattcAACGGTACAAGTTGGCAGCCATTTATTTTAGCTACATGACgtacaaaatggaataaatcgATGACTTGGCAAACATTCACAACTAAAATGACTTTCTGTGAAGaacattatcattattagtatTTTACAAAAACTTGGAAAGGCGCAGAATAAGGGAGTCATCAGCTGTTAATTCACCAATGTCTGCGCCTCGCTTCCCCGTGTTTATTGCTAACTTTTAGCCGACGGCTAACAAGCACCGCCGACTTTACTCCTTCAAAATACGCAATAAAAACACAGCTCCGCGCAACATGTTCGCGGCCACCACGAGAAACGAAAGCTCTCCT carries:
- the si:ch211-168d23.3 gene encoding BRD4-interacting chromatin-remodeling complex-associated protein isoform X3 → MEDEDGTCLLDVLCDPQALNDFLHGTAELQTEDLLISASSGEPSLFADAPSPVSLLGDGGSSPSTPPHGCVDLSFLEEALLSSPEDTDDAGRGEVPQAASPVELGCQSEEEVAAKEEEEVACCDILQQSLKEADITEQTVTQTGDSLYPPALPFAIKSVVPALPRDTQAAVEPPQPSLLAVGPGCPSLKPTPPPQLMGLLPGNVFPAPSPETSLVQGSGMILHKAVSARPLVAPAAGIVLQRTPLPIQPKLPISIQPRLVQISPKPLGQKLVPGTTSPNILLSQQPSTAVPAAPEPLPKPVRLQLLNQGGSFMLQPQGLFQGQNQFLLPGQSQVTIAQPAAGALLTATPQGPRGTPFGGQIVDGSQFLTVPQRQLNFSPVFATGQLALGQAAIFSPTVFQMPAQLATGYANSGQGQRATLVHGPAVGNRITLINGSGMLPSDLASISIVNAPSVVQGLPLAAQPTRAAVTDAPRGLQAASVALLPERGIPEERGGSEESFQQQRLGPVIQQQVSVRPLVPSPPVATVLPPPPEPAAAPDVAHVVKDVAQSLSQDQDFIKQLQQQAFGSPVTSDILVGVAPAVSVDSLTSTVDNEQESQPATIMSDSCPDASPLPSDSEDASLLGSSPSLRDSATFPDPNPLSGLEGSSPRPQVQYQVPHQFQGSQTLFMHSRGTLASPSQAPSSEPTLTPSITVPQHQPDPSDVGGVDTPIQQHTQITPTAALVLESDVLTPDVRSPSPNTQEWDHYGLAAPRECGHVPRNQQLAGVELQSEEPLTPATRRHRFQQLLCSDHLAVQHPRTGPAFRTLTDAARRLLPYHVCAGHTPSQEDFALVDQEFDTVSGFLLKRTKDMVNKYRQLLVRETWQESPSAEMVMLERLFLQAERFSLGEDRQRANKDPESFLMSLTSSASSSHRSGSLQPPPPAQACVPAWTRLSDRPPGLKTYRSSSRGALRLTIKQECGYRKVVRSSIADSGPKRHHVGQLSNGGGGANGVSRHPRREDKIPNGVESKKKNHLPAPPPQDTPRVKCLRLDVPPPLSSLEEDIVLSEHLQSAIDSILELQRLQGPSAGPLGRAPDQPVSSALGSHL